In Liquorilactobacillus nagelii DSM 13675, the following proteins share a genomic window:
- a CDS encoding transcriptional regulator GutM: MLIYFGIILVAAFLLQGLLGLRQIKNFSNTFHKLRVLAPVAIGKNPKKLRSGTLILVAVDNNGSIKEAQMMKGVTIFAKFKELKALKNKNLAEVASSYDQLKRFDKLTRVCLLDAYKNYINYRTNKLKPQDIDTSIKIWSLPMVEKIKSLYYKALGYGHKKQIN, from the coding sequence ATGCTGATTTACTTTGGAATAATTTTAGTGGCAGCTTTCTTATTACAAGGATTGCTTGGACTAAGACAAATAAAAAATTTTTCAAATACTTTTCATAAATTAAGAGTTTTGGCACCGGTAGCTATTGGGAAAAACCCGAAAAAGTTACGTTCAGGGACTTTAATTTTAGTAGCTGTAGATAATAACGGCAGCATTAAAGAAGCTCAGATGATGAAAGGAGTAACTATTTTTGCAAAGTTCAAAGAATTGAAAGCGCTAAAAAACAAAAATTTGGCAGAAGTTGCTTCCTCATATGATCAATTAAAACGCTTTGATAAATTAACAAGAGTCTGTTTGTTAGATGCTTATAAGAATTATATCAATTATCGAACTAATAAATTAAAGCCACAGGACATTGATACCAGTATCAAAATTTGGAGTTTACCAATGGTAGAGAAGATCAAGTCGCTTTATTATAAAGCATTAGGATATGGACACAAAAAACAAATTAACTAG
- a CDS encoding BglG family transcription antiterminator has protein sequence MDRQNFEMLNFFIKNDALTLGEIQTRFNTSRVTIAKNIREINKELEGVARINVNKSKFYLVIENYAAIAKIQTNFLKQDLDFNDPDKRQAAILQKLLKQTDKYIALDDLAYEMSVSHGTVNSDLRSLKHLLSFYDITVQARPNKGIKLHTEHRYSYAVAVRNIVAKYYDFDLALDQTLDKNLVEAIKEIDDNNDTVTTIKRNIAIVNWLKRQGIQLDEPSKLYHEVILDQVTENLSKVIFKIIGDNLTIGEWKFIFYPFNIKKLPISDKHLINQALVDVGELMKSVFPVIKEKLDVSLNFDRLFVELRYHLLFLINRAIYGVRSEGFISINVLNKYPVAAELAQETLNLMTRKTKIKFSKNEISYLGVYFQMELEEYMSSPVVYRIALLKPISNGMKKFIIEQLKELLNENLKVDLFDSQVELEKSPNKYLLIFSNNLPIENKSINRSPVIRLNSIFNQGTLRERLQISLVDEAVNNGYCRFDVTKFTGKGSYTERVKQLIAHEISVGQLKDEFLSDWIKREQLSSNILGDGVALPHVIDKSGLNRILVTVGLFDQPVTYDSRKVKVVFLVAIPYKLDVNLSRILSQVYDLIRIIATNGNIFNNLKNYNQNRGLIQLMEAI, from the coding sequence ATGGATAGACAAAATTTTGAAATGTTGAATTTCTTTATTAAAAATGATGCATTGACTTTAGGAGAGATCCAAACACGCTTTAATACATCAAGGGTTACAATTGCAAAAAACATTCGTGAGATTAATAAAGAACTTGAGGGAGTCGCCCGAATTAACGTTAATAAATCAAAATTTTATCTAGTAATCGAAAACTATGCTGCTATTGCTAAAATTCAAACCAATTTTTTAAAACAAGATTTGGATTTTAATGATCCAGACAAAAGACAAGCAGCAATTTTGCAAAAACTGCTAAAACAAACTGACAAATACATTGCACTTGATGATTTAGCATATGAAATGTCTGTGAGTCATGGAACAGTTAACAGTGATTTAAGATCTTTAAAACACTTGTTGAGCTTCTATGATATAACGGTGCAAGCAAGACCTAATAAAGGAATTAAATTGCATACCGAACATCGTTATAGTTATGCAGTAGCTGTTAGAAATATAGTTGCTAAATATTATGACTTTGATTTAGCTTTAGATCAGACGCTTGATAAAAATTTAGTTGAGGCGATTAAAGAGATAGATGATAATAATGATACAGTTACAACGATTAAACGAAATATTGCAATTGTTAATTGGTTAAAACGGCAAGGCATACAACTTGATGAGCCGAGCAAGTTATATCATGAGGTGATTTTGGATCAAGTTACTGAGAATTTAAGTAAAGTCATTTTTAAAATTATCGGTGACAATCTAACCATCGGTGAATGGAAATTTATTTTTTATCCTTTCAATATAAAGAAGTTGCCAATCAGTGATAAACATTTAATTAATCAGGCGTTAGTGGATGTTGGCGAATTAATGAAGAGTGTTTTCCCTGTTATTAAAGAAAAACTTGATGTTAGTTTGAACTTTGATCGTTTATTTGTTGAATTACGTTACCATTTGTTATTTTTAATTAATCGAGCCATCTATGGAGTGAGATCAGAAGGGTTTATTTCGATTAATGTATTAAATAAATATCCTGTTGCTGCTGAATTAGCGCAAGAAACTTTAAATTTAATGACCAGAAAAACAAAGATTAAGTTCAGTAAAAATGAAATCAGCTACTTAGGTGTTTATTTTCAAATGGAACTTGAAGAGTATATGTCTTCACCAGTAGTTTATAGAATTGCACTACTAAAACCAATTAGTAATGGAATGAAGAAGTTTATTATTGAACAATTAAAGGAATTACTGAATGAAAATTTAAAAGTTGATTTATTTGATTCACAGGTGGAATTAGAAAAAAGTCCAAATAAGTATTTATTGATCTTTTCAAATAATTTACCCATCGAAAATAAATCAATTAATCGTTCGCCAGTAATCAGGTTGAATTCGATTTTCAATCAAGGAACTTTGCGTGAAAGACTGCAAATTTCTTTGGTGGATGAGGCAGTTAATAATGGGTACTGTCGATTTGATGTAACAAAGTTTACTGGCAAAGGTTCATATACTGAAAGAGTGAAACAATTAATAGCTCATGAAATATCAGTTGGGCAACTCAAAGATGAATTTTTAAGTGACTGGATAAAAAGAGAACAGCTTTCTAGCAATATCTTAGGCGATGGGGTGGCCTTACCTCACGTAATTGATAAATCTGGTCTTAATCGAATTTTAGTTACAGTTGGACTTTTTGATCAGCCAGTTACTTACGACAGTCGGAAAGTTAAGGTTGTCTTTCTGGTTGCGATTCCCTATAAGTTGGATGTAAATTTAAGTCGAATTTTATCGCAAGTTTATGATTTAATTAGAATTATAGCAACTAATGGCAATATTTTTAATAATTTAAAGAATTATAATCAAAACCGAGGATTGATTCAATTAATGGAGGCGATTTAA
- a CDS encoding SDR family oxidoreductase, whose amino-acid sequence MNNSWINLSGRVYVVTGGSSGIGKAIVTELLNNDAIVYNADLNEGDMIDQNLHFVKTDVTNKAEVAALINKVVSEQHKIDGLVNNAGINLPRLLADAAENNSKFEFTEQNFEKMFAVNVKSVFLVSQAVVHQFEKQKYGVIVNMSSEAGLEGSQGQSVYSATKGAINGFTRSWAKELGEHNIRVVGVAPGIMEATGLRTLDYEEALAYTRHKTVADIRAGYKSKSTTPLGRSGKLSEVADAVNYLLSDRASYITGVTINVAGGKSRG is encoded by the coding sequence ATGAACAATTCGTGGATTAACCTTTCTGGTAGAGTATATGTGGTAACGGGAGGATCATCGGGTATTGGTAAAGCAATCGTGACTGAACTTTTGAACAATGATGCGATTGTTTATAATGCAGATTTAAACGAAGGAGATATGATAGATCAAAACTTACATTTTGTAAAAACAGATGTGACTAATAAAGCTGAAGTGGCAGCTTTGATAAACAAAGTAGTTTCTGAACAGCACAAGATTGATGGCTTAGTTAACAATGCAGGTATTAATTTACCACGTCTGTTGGCAGATGCAGCTGAAAACAATAGCAAATTTGAATTTACTGAACAAAATTTTGAAAAAATGTTTGCAGTAAATGTTAAGAGCGTTTTTTTAGTGTCCCAAGCAGTTGTTCATCAATTTGAAAAACAAAAGTATGGGGTAATTGTCAATATGTCTTCAGAAGCTGGCTTAGAAGGTTCACAAGGCCAAAGTGTTTATTCTGCAACCAAAGGAGCAATCAATGGATTTACTCGTTCTTGGGCAAAAGAGTTAGGTGAGCATAATATTAGAGTTGTTGGAGTAGCGCCTGGAATTATGGAAGCTACTGGATTGCGGACTTTGGACTATGAGGAAGCCTTGGCATATACCCGTCATAAAACGGTAGCTGATATTCGTGCCGGATACAAGAGCAAGTCGACAACGCCGTTAGGACGGAGCGGGAAGCTTTCAGAAGTAGCGGATGCTGTTAATTATCTGTTGTCAGATCGAGCAAGTTATATTACAGGAGTAACAATCAACGTAGCGGGTGGAAAGAGTCGTGGTTAA
- the pnuC gene encoding nicotinamide riboside transporter PnuC → MKKSLSWLKKQLFANWKVFEIGYTVVLIFLQIGVYLIAPDSLIGMFSGIFGVLCLIYGMKGRKISFIFGLIQCLAMTYIAWISHAYGSFAMDIIYVISQPIGWFMWGRDQKTRSFNQQTRNVLFVASFLAWGIGWYVLAQLHGQLPYFDSINFVVSLIAQTLYILKFTENWTLWIVVNGANIIYWGILAVQAINGTTSLGSLGASLSQVALQAALLFNSAYAVKVWSSGEADNEGGTK, encoded by the coding sequence ATGAAAAAAAGTTTATCATGGTTGAAAAAACAATTATTTGCCAATTGGAAAGTTTTCGAAATTGGGTATACGGTAGTTTTAATTTTTCTGCAGATTGGCGTTTATCTGATTGCGCCGGATAGTCTAATAGGCATGTTTTCGGGTATTTTTGGTGTCCTCTGTCTAATTTACGGGATGAAAGGGCGGAAAATTTCTTTTATCTTTGGACTTATTCAATGTTTGGCGATGACTTATATCGCATGGATTAGTCACGCCTACGGTTCTTTTGCAATGGATATTATTTATGTTATTTCCCAACCGATCGGCTGGTTTATGTGGGGACGCGATCAAAAAACACGCTCATTTAATCAGCAAACACGCAATGTCTTGTTCGTTGCTTCTTTCTTGGCCTGGGGAATTGGCTGGTATGTGTTAGCCCAATTACATGGACAGCTGCCATATTTTGATTCAATAAATTTTGTGGTTAGTTTAATTGCCCAAACACTCTACATTTTAAAATTTACCGAAAATTGGACATTATGGATTGTTGTCAATGGTGCCAATATTATTTATTGGGGTATTTTAGCAGTTCAAGCAATTAATGGTACTACGTCATTAGGTTCTCTGGGGGCATCTTTGTCACAGGTTGCGCTCCAGGCAGCATTACTTTTTAATTCAGCTTATGCGGTCAAGGTTTGGTCAAGTGGCGAAGCTGATAATGAAGGTGGAACCAAGTGA
- a CDS encoding folate family ECF transporter S component, producing the protein MSVNVLTLSAILLALDVVFYKLAFGPAYIDFNLGFISTALMGYFLGPWLTAGLEMASDIIGTLLGGGTFAFPFLITAFLGGMVYGLFLHKSHPKVWSIILLNFLLLFSISLVIDTWLIHVTYHVAWGLLFWSRLGRNIIDFVIQTVLLVLILQAIERTGLRNHFESHLRNRFER; encoded by the coding sequence TTGAGTGTAAATGTTTTGACACTTTCTGCAATATTACTGGCACTGGATGTCGTTTTCTATAAATTAGCTTTTGGGCCGGCGTATATTGATTTTAATTTAGGATTTATCAGTACGGCGTTAATGGGCTATTTTTTGGGTCCGTGGCTGACTGCTGGGTTAGAAATGGCATCAGACATTATTGGAACTTTGTTGGGTGGTGGCACTTTTGCATTCCCTTTTCTAATTACAGCATTTTTAGGTGGAATGGTTTATGGGTTGTTTTTGCATAAATCACATCCTAAGGTTTGGTCAATTATCTTATTGAATTTTTTACTCCTTTTTTCGATTAGCCTAGTAATAGACACTTGGCTGATTCATGTAACCTATCATGTTGCTTGGGGCCTTCTTTTTTGGAGCCGATTGGGGCGTAATATAATTGATTTTGTTATCCAAACAGTTCTGCTCGTACTAATTTTGCAGGCAATTGAGCGGACTGGTTTGCGCAATCATTTTGAAAGCCATTTGAGAAATCGGTTTGAAAGGTAG
- a CDS encoding NrtR DNA-binding winged helix domain-containing protein: MRTNIDQPEITIANIIWCFDREKQTVNVLLIKRADFPYENYWSLPETYLREKESADQAALRLVSEKIGLELPGSYTEQLATFTNPLRSVAKKRQISLAYMTFLPDMPVLNPGAGAVAAKWFGLGVDAQHDYLFTGEQLSFALSKLQSEHNFYQTLRTNHHFGHLAFDHEWLLQAACQRIKNKLDYQPNVLHILGDTFTLKSVRIVYAVFLKISVADINNSNFRKTHQQFFEDIGLAENHGPGRPAHLYRLKKLENG; the protein is encoded by the coding sequence GTGAGAACAAACATTGATCAACCAGAAATTACAATAGCAAATATTATTTGGTGTTTTGATCGTGAAAAACAAACGGTTAACGTTTTATTAATTAAGCGAGCTGATTTCCCTTATGAAAATTACTGGTCATTACCAGAAACTTATTTGCGAGAAAAAGAAAGTGCTGATCAAGCAGCACTACGATTAGTGTCTGAAAAAATTGGGTTAGAATTACCTGGATCATATACTGAACAATTAGCAACTTTCACTAATCCTTTGCGTTCTGTAGCAAAAAAGCGACAGATCAGTTTAGCTTACATGACATTTTTGCCTGACATGCCAGTTTTGAACCCGGGAGCAGGAGCTGTTGCAGCAAAATGGTTTGGATTGGGGGTAGACGCACAGCATGATTACTTATTTACCGGTGAACAATTAAGTTTCGCATTGTCGAAATTGCAAAGTGAGCACAATTTTTATCAAACATTACGGACAAATCATCATTTTGGTCATTTGGCATTTGATCATGAATGGCTTTTACAAGCGGCTTGTCAGCGAATTAAAAATAAACTTGATTATCAACCTAATGTTCTGCATATTTTAGGAGACACCTTTACGTTGAAATCGGTTCGAATTGTATATGCTGTTTTTTTGAAAATCTCAGTAGCAGATATTAATAATTCTAATTTCCGCAAGACTCACCAGCAATTCTTTGAAGACATCGGCTTAGCGGAAAATCATGGGCCAGGTCGTCCGGCACATTTATATCGTTTGAAAAAACTTGAAAATGGGTGA